The Ranitomeya imitator isolate aRanImi1 chromosome 8, aRanImi1.pri, whole genome shotgun sequence genome window below encodes:
- the LOC138647364 gene encoding histone H2A type 2-B, which produces MSGRGKSGGKARAKAKSRSSRAGLQFPVGRVHRLLRKGNYAERVGAGAPVYLAAVLEYLSAEILELAGNAARDNKKTRIIPRHLQLAIRNDEELNKLLGGVTIAQGGVLPNIQAVLLPKKTQSSKK; this is translated from the coding sequence ATGTCAGGACGAGGGAAATCCGGCGGTAAGGCCCGGGCCAAGGCCAAGTCCCGCTCCTCCAGGGCCGGGCTGCAGTTTCCAGTAGGCCGCGTCCACCGGCTGCTCCGGAAGGGGAATTACGCCGAGCGGGTGGGGGCGGGCGCCCCCGTGTACCTGGCCGCCGTGCTGGAGTACCTGTCCGCGGAGATCCTGGAGCTGGCGGGGAACGCGGCCCGGGACAACAAGAAGACGCGCATCATCCCGCGGCACCTGCAGCTGGCGATCCGCAACGACGAGGAGCTGAACAAGCTGCTGGGAGGGGTGACCATCGCCCAGGGGGGCGTCCTGCCCAACATCCAGGCCGTGCTGCTGCCCAAGAAGACGCAGAGCTCCAAGAAGTGA
- the HMCES gene encoding abasic site processing protein HMCES: MCGRTACTLGPEAVSKACEYKDKRGQRKRPQWRDGDAENYRPSYNKSPQSNSPVLLSMKHFQKDADSSERVLAAMRWGLIPSWFTESDPSKMQYSTNNCRSDTMCEKTLYKGPFFKGRRCVVLADGFYEWRRQDGEKQPYFIYFPQVKSEQYEDTKDGPDGGGQRLLTMAGLFDCWDPPAGGRDPLYSYTIITVDSSKSMNWIHDRMPAILDGDEEIQKWLDFGEVPAKEALKLIQPIENITYHPVSTIVNNSRNNSPECITPIILQKKKEPALSASSKNMLAWLQNKSPKKEEPEGVKPPAKLSQLAFSPKKTSAGLMHQWLKKEGEPSPKRPRK; the protein is encoded by the exons ATGTGTGGCCGCACAGCCTGCACGCTGGGCCCGGAGGCCGTCAGTAAAGCCTGCGAATACAAAGACAAACGAGGCCAAAGAAAGCGTCCGCAATGGAGGGACGGCGACGCCGAGAATTACCGCCCCTCGTACAATAAAAGCCCCCAGTCCAACAGCCCCGTCCTCCTGTCCATGAAGCATTTTCAGAAG GATGCTGACTCTTCAGAGCGAGTCCTCGCCGCCATGCGCTGGGGTCTTATCCCCTCCTGGTTCACCGAATCCGACCCATCGAAAATGCAATATAGCACCAACAACTGCCGCAGCGACACCATGTGCGAGAAGACTCTGTACAAG GGGCCGTTTTTTAAAGGCCGGAGATGTGTGGTTCTGGCGGACGGATTCTATGAGTGGAGACGACAGGACGGGGAGAAGCAGCCGTATTTTATATATTTTCCGCAGGTCAAATCTGAACAG TATGAAGACACTAAGGACGGTCCCGATGGAGGGGGTCAGAGGCTGCTCACAATGGCCGGACTGTTTGACTGCTGGGACCCCCCTGCAGGAGGCAGAGACCCTCTTTATTCTTACACTATTATCACAGTGGACTCCTCCAAAAGTATGAACTGGATTCATGACCG GATGCCGGCGATTCTGGACGGTGATGAGGAGATCCAAAAATGGCTGGACTTTGGAGAGGTTCCTGCCAAGGAAGCGCTGAAACTTATACAGCCCATCGAAAACATCACCTACCACCCGGTGTCCACCATCGTGAACAACTCTCGGAACAACAGCCCTGAATGCATCACTCCCATCATCCTGCAGAAGAAAAAG GAGCCTGCTCTGAGCGCCAGCAGTAAGAACATGTTGGCGTGGCTACAAAATAAGTCTCCGAAGAAAGAGGAACCAGAAGGGGTTAAACCGCCGGCTAAACTTTCTCAGCTCGCTTTTTCACCCAAGAAGACAAGTGCAGGGTTAATGCATCAGTGGCTGAAGAAAGAAGGGGAGCCGTCACCTAAGAGGCCGAGGAAATAG
- the COPG1 gene encoding coatomer subunit gamma-1 isoform X2 produces MFLADHRHGGSSNPFQHLEKSAVLQEARLFNETPINPRKCAHILTKVLYLINQGEHMGATEATEAFFAMTKLFQSNDPTLRRMCYLTIKEMASISEDVIIVTSSLTKDMTGKDDSYRGPAVRALCKITDSTMLQAIERYMKQAIVDKVPSVSSSALVSSLHLLKTSFDVVKRWVNEAQEAASSDNIMVQYHALGLLYHVRKNDRLSVNKMLSKFMRHGLKSPFAYCMMIRVASKLLEEEDGNRDSPLFDFIESCLRNKHEMVVYEAASAIVNLPSCTAKELAPAVSVLQLFCSSPKAALRYAAVRTLNKVAMKHPSAVTACNLDLENLVTDSNRSIATLAITTLLKTGSESSIDRLMKQISSFMSEISDEFKVVVVQAINALCHKYPRKHAVMMNFLFTMLREEGGFDYKRAIVDCIISIIEENPESKETGLSHLCEFIEDCEFTVLATRILHLLGQEGPRTSSPSKYIRFIYNRVILENEEVRAGAVSALAKFGAQNEDVLPSILVLLRRCVMDDDNEVRDRATFYLNILEQRQKVLNSSYILNGLTVSVPGLERALHQYTLDPSEKPFDLKAVPLATTPIAEQRAENAPATAVRQPEKVVSTRQDIFQEQLAAVPEFKSLGALFKSSPEPVALTESETEYVVRCTKHTFANHIVFQFDCTNTLNDQILENVTVQMEPIEGYEVICCVPAKSLSYNQPGTCYTLLSIPEEDLSAYSCTFSCMLKFTVKDCDPNTGEADEEGYDDEYVLEDVEVTVVDHIQKVLKPNFGAAWDEVGDEYEKEETFNLSTIKTLEDAVGNVIKFLGMQPCERSDKVPENKNAHTLYLAGVFRGGHDILVRAKLVLTDTVTMQVTARSKEEYPVDAIMASVG; encoded by the exons CCGACCCTGCGCAGGATGTGCTACCTCACCATAAAGGAGATGGCGAGTATCTCTGAGGATGTGATCATCGTCACCAGCAG TTTAACCAAAGACATGACCGGGAAGGATGACAGCTACAGGGGTCCCGCCGTGAGAGCCTTGTGTAAAATCACAGAT AGCACCATGCTGCAGGCCATTGAACGCTACATGAAACAGGCCATCGTGGATAAAGTGCCAAGCGTGTCCAGCTCCGCTCTGGTCTCCTCCCTG CACTTGCTGAAGACCAGTTTTGACGTAGTGAAGCGTTGGGTGAATGAAGCGCAGGAAGCAGCGTCCAGTGATAACATCATGGTGCAG TACCACGCTCTGGGATTGCTGTACCACGTCCGTAAGAACGATCGTCTCTCCGTCAACAAGATGCTGAGTAAGTTCATGCGTCACGGCCTGAAGTCTCCATTCGCATACTGTATGATGATTCGGGTGGCCAGCAAACTCCTGGAGGAGGAAGATGGAAA CCGGGACAGTCCGCTGTTTGATTTCATCGAGAGCTGCCTACGAAACAAGCATGAGATGGTGGTTTATGAAGCTGCTTCTGCCATTGTTAACCTGCCCTCCTGCACTGCCAAAGAGCTGGCACCCGCTGTGTCTG TTTTGCAGCTGTTTTGCAGTTCTCCAAAAGCCGCCCTTCGTTACGCTGCGGTCAGGACACTTAATAAG GTCGCCATGAAACACCCGTCAGCCGTCACTGCCTGCAACTTGGACTTAGAGAATCTGGTGACCGACTCCAACCGCAGCATTGCCACCTTGGCCATCACCACGCTGCTGAAGACTGGCAGCGAGAGCAGCATCGACCGACTCATGAAACAGATCTCATCTTTCATGTCTGAAATCTCAGACGAGTTCAAG GTGGTGGTGGTACAAGCGATCAATGCTCTGTGTCACAAGTATCCCCGTAAGCATGCCGTCATGATGAACTTCCTATTCACCATGCTCAGGGAAGAG GGCGGATTTGACTACAAAAGAGCCATTGTCGACTGTATCATCAGCATCATTGAGGAGAATCCAGAAAGCAAAGAGACCGGACTGTCCCATCTGTGCGAGTTCATAGAGGACTGCGAGTTCACCGTTCTGGCCACTCGCATCCTCCACCTCCTGGGACAGGAAGGTCCCAGAACCAGCAGTCCGTCCAAATATATCCGCTTCATCTACAACAGAGTTATACTGGAGAACGAGGAGGTTCGAGCAG GTGCTGTCAGTGCTTTGGCCAAATTTGGTGCTCAAAATGAAGACGTGTTGCCCAGCATTTTGGTGTTGTTGAGAAG ATGTGTAATGGATGACGACAATGAAGTGAGAGATCGAGCTACATTCTATCTGAACATTTTGGAGCAAAGGCAAAAGGTTCTGAATTCTTCCTACATCCTTAACG GATTAACGGTGTCCGTCCCTGGATTGGAGCGGGCGTTACATCAGTACACGCTGGATCCTTCCGAAAAGCCGTTCGACCTGAAGGCCGTGCCATTGGCCACCACACCCATAGCGGAACAGAGAGCAG AAAATGCACCGGCCACAGCAGTAAGGCAGCCGGAAAAAGTGGTATCTACCAGGCAGGACATATTCCAAG AGCAACTTGCTGCTGTTCCTGAATTTAAGAGCCTCGGCGCTCTATTCAAGTCGTCTCCTGAACCCGTGGCCCTTACCGAATCCGAGACAGAATACGTCGTCCGATGCACGAAGCACACGTTCGCCAATCACATAGTGTTCCAG TTCGATTGCACCAATACACTGAACGATCAGATCCTGGAGAACGTCACTGTACAGATGGAGCCCATAGAGGGATATGAAGTCATCTGCTGTGTGCCGGCAAAGTCTCTGTCGTACAACCAGCCCGGGACCTGCTACACGCTGCTCTCTATCCCTGAGGAAGATCTCTCTGCCT ATTCATGCACATTCAGCTGCATGTTGAAGTTTACTGTTAAGGACTGTGATCCTAACACTGGTGAAGCTGATGAAGAGGGTTACGACGATGAGTACGTG CTGGAGGACGTGGAGGTAACCGTGGTGGATCACATACAGAAAGTTCTGAAGCCGAACTTTGGTGCTGCTTGGGACGAGGTGGGAGATGAATATGAAAAAGAAGAGACTTTCAACCTTTCCACCATCAAAACTCTGGAAG ATGCGGTTGGAAATGTAATAAAGTTCCTGGGAATGCAGCCATGTGAGAGGTCTGATAAAGTGCCCGAGAACAAAAATGCTCACACCCTCTACCTGGCAG GTGTATTTCGGGGTGGCCATGACATCTTGGTACGGGCAAAGTTGGTCCTGACAGACACGGTGACTATGCAGGTTACAGCCCGGAGTAAGGAGGAGTATCCAGTTGATGCCATCATGGCTTCCGTTGGTTAA
- the COPG1 gene encoding coatomer subunit gamma-1 isoform X1 gives MLKKFDKKDEESGGSSNPFQHLEKSAVLQEARLFNETPINPRKCAHILTKVLYLINQGEHMGATEATEAFFAMTKLFQSNDPTLRRMCYLTIKEMASISEDVIIVTSSLTKDMTGKDDSYRGPAVRALCKITDSTMLQAIERYMKQAIVDKVPSVSSSALVSSLHLLKTSFDVVKRWVNEAQEAASSDNIMVQYHALGLLYHVRKNDRLSVNKMLSKFMRHGLKSPFAYCMMIRVASKLLEEEDGNRDSPLFDFIESCLRNKHEMVVYEAASAIVNLPSCTAKELAPAVSVLQLFCSSPKAALRYAAVRTLNKVAMKHPSAVTACNLDLENLVTDSNRSIATLAITTLLKTGSESSIDRLMKQISSFMSEISDEFKVVVVQAINALCHKYPRKHAVMMNFLFTMLREEGGFDYKRAIVDCIISIIEENPESKETGLSHLCEFIEDCEFTVLATRILHLLGQEGPRTSSPSKYIRFIYNRVILENEEVRAGAVSALAKFGAQNEDVLPSILVLLRRCVMDDDNEVRDRATFYLNILEQRQKVLNSSYILNGLTVSVPGLERALHQYTLDPSEKPFDLKAVPLATTPIAEQRAENAPATAVRQPEKVVSTRQDIFQEQLAAVPEFKSLGALFKSSPEPVALTESETEYVVRCTKHTFANHIVFQFDCTNTLNDQILENVTVQMEPIEGYEVICCVPAKSLSYNQPGTCYTLLSIPEEDLSAYSCTFSCMLKFTVKDCDPNTGEADEEGYDDEYVLEDVEVTVVDHIQKVLKPNFGAAWDEVGDEYEKEETFNLSTIKTLEDAVGNVIKFLGMQPCERSDKVPENKNAHTLYLAGVFRGGHDILVRAKLVLTDTVTMQVTARSKEEYPVDAIMASVG, from the exons CCGACCCTGCGCAGGATGTGCTACCTCACCATAAAGGAGATGGCGAGTATCTCTGAGGATGTGATCATCGTCACCAGCAG TTTAACCAAAGACATGACCGGGAAGGATGACAGCTACAGGGGTCCCGCCGTGAGAGCCTTGTGTAAAATCACAGAT AGCACCATGCTGCAGGCCATTGAACGCTACATGAAACAGGCCATCGTGGATAAAGTGCCAAGCGTGTCCAGCTCCGCTCTGGTCTCCTCCCTG CACTTGCTGAAGACCAGTTTTGACGTAGTGAAGCGTTGGGTGAATGAAGCGCAGGAAGCAGCGTCCAGTGATAACATCATGGTGCAG TACCACGCTCTGGGATTGCTGTACCACGTCCGTAAGAACGATCGTCTCTCCGTCAACAAGATGCTGAGTAAGTTCATGCGTCACGGCCTGAAGTCTCCATTCGCATACTGTATGATGATTCGGGTGGCCAGCAAACTCCTGGAGGAGGAAGATGGAAA CCGGGACAGTCCGCTGTTTGATTTCATCGAGAGCTGCCTACGAAACAAGCATGAGATGGTGGTTTATGAAGCTGCTTCTGCCATTGTTAACCTGCCCTCCTGCACTGCCAAAGAGCTGGCACCCGCTGTGTCTG TTTTGCAGCTGTTTTGCAGTTCTCCAAAAGCCGCCCTTCGTTACGCTGCGGTCAGGACACTTAATAAG GTCGCCATGAAACACCCGTCAGCCGTCACTGCCTGCAACTTGGACTTAGAGAATCTGGTGACCGACTCCAACCGCAGCATTGCCACCTTGGCCATCACCACGCTGCTGAAGACTGGCAGCGAGAGCAGCATCGACCGACTCATGAAACAGATCTCATCTTTCATGTCTGAAATCTCAGACGAGTTCAAG GTGGTGGTGGTACAAGCGATCAATGCTCTGTGTCACAAGTATCCCCGTAAGCATGCCGTCATGATGAACTTCCTATTCACCATGCTCAGGGAAGAG GGCGGATTTGACTACAAAAGAGCCATTGTCGACTGTATCATCAGCATCATTGAGGAGAATCCAGAAAGCAAAGAGACCGGACTGTCCCATCTGTGCGAGTTCATAGAGGACTGCGAGTTCACCGTTCTGGCCACTCGCATCCTCCACCTCCTGGGACAGGAAGGTCCCAGAACCAGCAGTCCGTCCAAATATATCCGCTTCATCTACAACAGAGTTATACTGGAGAACGAGGAGGTTCGAGCAG GTGCTGTCAGTGCTTTGGCCAAATTTGGTGCTCAAAATGAAGACGTGTTGCCCAGCATTTTGGTGTTGTTGAGAAG ATGTGTAATGGATGACGACAATGAAGTGAGAGATCGAGCTACATTCTATCTGAACATTTTGGAGCAAAGGCAAAAGGTTCTGAATTCTTCCTACATCCTTAACG GATTAACGGTGTCCGTCCCTGGATTGGAGCGGGCGTTACATCAGTACACGCTGGATCCTTCCGAAAAGCCGTTCGACCTGAAGGCCGTGCCATTGGCCACCACACCCATAGCGGAACAGAGAGCAG AAAATGCACCGGCCACAGCAGTAAGGCAGCCGGAAAAAGTGGTATCTACCAGGCAGGACATATTCCAAG AGCAACTTGCTGCTGTTCCTGAATTTAAGAGCCTCGGCGCTCTATTCAAGTCGTCTCCTGAACCCGTGGCCCTTACCGAATCCGAGACAGAATACGTCGTCCGATGCACGAAGCACACGTTCGCCAATCACATAGTGTTCCAG TTCGATTGCACCAATACACTGAACGATCAGATCCTGGAGAACGTCACTGTACAGATGGAGCCCATAGAGGGATATGAAGTCATCTGCTGTGTGCCGGCAAAGTCTCTGTCGTACAACCAGCCCGGGACCTGCTACACGCTGCTCTCTATCCCTGAGGAAGATCTCTCTGCCT ATTCATGCACATTCAGCTGCATGTTGAAGTTTACTGTTAAGGACTGTGATCCTAACACTGGTGAAGCTGATGAAGAGGGTTACGACGATGAGTACGTG CTGGAGGACGTGGAGGTAACCGTGGTGGATCACATACAGAAAGTTCTGAAGCCGAACTTTGGTGCTGCTTGGGACGAGGTGGGAGATGAATATGAAAAAGAAGAGACTTTCAACCTTTCCACCATCAAAACTCTGGAAG ATGCGGTTGGAAATGTAATAAAGTTCCTGGGAATGCAGCCATGTGAGAGGTCTGATAAAGTGCCCGAGAACAAAAATGCTCACACCCTCTACCTGGCAG GTGTATTTCGGGGTGGCCATGACATCTTGGTACGGGCAAAGTTGGTCCTGACAGACACGGTGACTATGCAGGTTACAGCCCGGAGTAAGGAGGAGTATCCAGTTGATGCCATCATGGCTTCCGTTGGTTAA